TAGCTCATTTATCCGTCcgtctaatcctcctgccttccaccTAACCATCCACACCGCCATTCACCTCACCTCACCCACTATCCTTCCCCTCCACCTGCCGTCATCTGCTCCCCGCCTTAGGTGCCAGGCCCCCCATATACAGCAGCACAGGTGAGCATGCGTCCCGCTCCTCTCAGGGCTGCCGGTACTTGCCTCATCCTCAGCCTGGGCCAGCTCTTTCTTGAGCTCCTCCACCCGCAGCCGCAGCTTCTTTACCTCCGTCTCGTGCTGCTCCACACGCCGGTTGGCGTGTGCCAGCTCTGCCACCTTCTCCTGGAACTGTTTTTTGAGCTTGCCATGCATATGTTTCAGATCTGCCAGCTCCTGCAGGGGTGGGAAGGCTCAGGTCACATGCCCACTCGGGGAGGCCCGGGGGTCagtcaggtgggggagggggcctgGCGTCTCCTCTAGAGGAATGTCACACTTTAAAGCTCAGTGATCAACTGGGGGCTGGCAGTGCCATCTAGTGAGGTCAGAAGGCTGGGTGGGTGACTCAGTGGCTCTACTTGGATGTATAACTGTAGTGAGCCAGGAAGGTGTCCAGTGGGCTGGGGAGCTTCAGGTCAGGGTCTGCGGAAGCAGCGAGGTCTACAGTCTTGGTCACAAGCCTATGTTAAACTTCTAAGTCTGGGATGAGCCAGACTGTGGAGTAACTATGTGGCACGGGAAGAGAGCTGAGGTCAGAGTGGGACAGCCAGGTAGAGAGATGGCCACCCCGCTCTGGGGAGTCTCATTCCCATCTACAGAAGGAGGGGCGTTCAGCCCTGTCTTTACTCTCTCCTTCACCAGCTCCAGCAGGGCCTGGTGGTCTGTCACCGCCTTCCACCTGGCAGTTGCCCACCCCACTCTGCTTACTGCTCTCACAACACAGCCCACAGTTCCTGCTTCCTCTACCTGGGCCCCCTTGTCACACCCGTCCAGTCGGGAGTCCCCATTTCTTCCGTGACTCCCCAGTTCTCGCTCTACCCTCGGAAAGTCAGTTCACTACCAGTTACCTCCTGTTTCTCCTGGAGACTTCAGCTCAAACTCAATGGCTCCGCCCCCACCCCCGAAGTCTTTAGGAATAGGCCTAACCACATATGATGAGAGCAATATGTCCTTCTAAGCCACCAGATTCATGGAGCAGGTAGACACACCTGTCTGTCCACTGCTGTCACTATCAGACAGCAGGTGTTCAGTCCATGTAGCCACCATAATTACCAGTGGCTTAATCTTATAGTAGTTGTTTAATAAATGCAATTATAGGTTGAATATCTTTTATCTAAAGTACCTAGGctcaaaaatatttcagttttcgttgaattttctctgtaggcaaggatgactctgaacttctgatcttcctgcctctacctcctggatACTGGGACAACATCACACTACATTACATGGAGCTGCGGATGagacccagggctctgtgcatgcttggcaaatactctaccaaacTTTATCTTCAACCTAGATTCCAGAATTTTTGGACTTTTGGGGTATTCACATATATATCATGAGATCTCTTGGGGACAGGACCTGGGTCTAAACATAGAATCCATTAGTTTCGTGAATGTCATCAGGGCCTGATTGCAATTTTCTGTAGCGTTTTTATTGCCCTCGCATTTTGACTGGGACCTACCACACCTAAGTGTGAAATTTTCTGCTCTTTTGAGGCATCCTGTTGATGCCCAAAGTTGGGGGTGTCTGGTTTGGGGACCAAGGAGGCTCAGCCTGTACTGTAGTTATCCACATGCAGGACATACAATAAATGTGTTAATTAGCTGGATGGAGGTCCTGGGCATCACCCTCAGCCCCACCTTGTTCTTCTCGAAGAGAGCGGCCTGGCTGGCTCTCAGGTCACAGTCCAGGGCACTGGCATTCTGCCGCCGTCTGCGGGCCAAGGCCTCCTCCAGGTCTCCAACCTGTGCACGCAGcttcttgttctccctctctagGCCCAGCTTCTCCgtctccagcctctctctgcGGCCCCACTCGGCTGCATTTTCTGCCTGAAGCCTTTCCATCTGCAACAGCGAGGGATGCAGTGAGACTCCTGGGGGATAGGGGTGGAGAGACAAGCTAGATGTACCCCCCCAATCCTGCAGCCAAAAATGGCACCAGGAAGCAGATCCAGCTGCAGCAGCTATAATTAcgctgggcttttttttttcatcatgttCAGGATGTGGGGGCGcttctgggttttgtttgggAAAGGGGGTGCCTCCTGCAGGCTAGGCCCCTGGAGTGTGGCTGGCCcctcacagcacagcacaggctTCTGTCTGTTTTCCACAGATTGCTCAATAGGTCCCCTGAACCCCTGAGTCCCAGGcactgcccctccctcctgccagCCACTCACCTCACCCCTCAGCTCAGCCATCTTGCGATCCATGCTAGAGCGTGCGCCCAGCTCATCCTCTAGGTCTTCAGACATGCGGCCCAGTTCATCCTGGTGTGTCTCCTTGAGGATGCTGAGCTGCAAAGACATCGCCCAGCCTGGTCATGAGGACCACCAGGATAGAGCCCAGAGGCAATGCTGGATGAAGGTGAGTACCAGCCAGGGTAATGGGGGCCCCAGGGGACCAGAGCAGGCTGAATCTGGCCACTCGGTATTTCAGATGTCTGTCCCCTCCTACCTCATCACAATCTGGCCTTTTGGTACCTGCACATGACTTGGTCAGTTCACTGTCCATCATGGGGATCAAGAGTGAACTTTAACAAAGTCAATtcaaccctacacacacacaccaaagcccCTCTGAGCGTTTTCTCAGTCCCTTTAGATAGACCGCCAACTCCTGTGTTCTCACAAAGACATACAACATCATGTTCCTGTGTGCTCCTCCCATCCACCTGGCCTCGTCCCACTGCCCACAACTGCAAGCCTAGGGAACTTGCTTGCCTTCCCCATGGCTCTCAACGCACACTGGTGGCTCTAAACACCAGTGTGCATGTGTAGACATAAGAACCGCTGTGGGCACTTCTCCAAGCTCTGCTTCCCACAAGCACACAGTGAGCCTCTACAACAATGCTGTGGAAGGAAGCCAGGCACAAGAGAATTTCTCTGCTCGACTGTACATTGGTGCTCCATTTGTGTCCTTCTGCAACTATATTTGGTAGTCTGAATAGTGTGGGGCCAGGTTCCTGGACCccaaaagaagaagggagagtcaAGTAGGCAGGGAGGGGCCTGGGACTCTTTTAGGAGCTTGAAGAGATTCCCAGGGAAGACCAGGTCTGGACAATTTTCCTATGCAATTCTCTGCTCTTTGACCTCTGTGATCCCAGAGGATCCGGCAAGGCTTTCCCAGGATGGCTGCGCCCCCTGGTGGCCATACCCAATCTGTACAAGAGGCAGACGTGGCAGCCAACTTCCCAAACTCAAGGGCCTCACTGCTAAGATAGGAAGGTGAGGACACAGCCCCTTTGACCACAAGGAGCTTCAATTTCACTTGACATACATTCACTTGACATACATACATCTGACACCTCCATTCTGACAAACCCTCTGAAATCCTACCTCTGACACGATTCTCCACCCACACGAGCCTTCTTTGTGTCCAGCAGATACACTGGTGTCTGCCTATTTCAGGACTGCCGCTGTGAGCACCCAGATCCCCTATCTTCTCACAATGAGAAGCCCCTTTAGGTCTCGGTCTCACTCCAAATAGCGTCTTGTAGGGAGTGCAGCAAGGAtgttgagacaggggctcactctgtctcaaattggccttgaactcaaggcaatcctcctgtctcagtgtcCCACAtggtaggattacaggtgtgacttGCAACTCCTGGCTCAGATGTCATCTTATAGAGACCCTCCTCGGCCTCTTCATGCCATCTCCTTCATGTTATTTTCCCCccacccaagacagggtttctctgtgtagccctgactgtcctggaactcagagatcctcctgcttctgcgttcaagtgctggcattaaaggcatgtaccaccactgcctggctcttcatGCTGTTTTGGTGCCTTCTCAACACACACAGACCTCAGCTGATAGGCTACCAGCATCTCCCTGCCTGCTCTGGTGCTGGTCCTCAGAACCATGGCCAAGTGAAGAGATTCCACCCTAACCTGTCCCCAAGACTAGAACTCGCCAGCATGCAGCTGCCACCACCAGGAGGCCCCCTCCCTCCCAATAGCCTCCAGCCTTACTTGCTTGAGCATCTCCTGCTTGGTCTTGCTTAGCTCCTCATATTTGATCTTCCACTGGCTAAGCTCCCCCTCCAGCTTCTCGATGCTTCTGCTCAGGGCCAGTTTGTCCCTGGGGAGAGGAACAGGCAAGCACACGGACTTTATTAGACTCCTTTTGTTTTGACTTCATTTTTCAGGGGGTGTATTAGTTTGATTTGGTTGTTGTTTAAATGGTAGACTGTATTCTCCTACATTCTGCAGCTAGAAGTCCAAGATGAGGTGTGGGCAGGGGAGGCAGTCGGGAAGACGCCGCTATTTCATCTTCTCCCCAGCTTCTGCCAGTTACTGGTCCCTTTGGCTTTCCTTAGCCAAAGATGCAATGATACCCACAGAGGCATTATTCTGACTATCATCACAGGgcatgctttcttccttcctcccctccctcccccgacCCATGGAACCCCATGGAACCCCAGGCCTGGtgagtactctaccactgagttggttccctcttcccaagcccttattttgatttttttttcaaaagtaaaatcatATGTGTGAACCAAGTATATAATCTATACGCTTATTTCCTGGTCATCATGGCTGCAGAATATTCATGAGCATCCGATCATACCCTCTAGGTGCTGTCATCCGAGTTACTGATGAGCTACACATTCTAAATCCACTGGTCAGCTAAGTGCtctgtccatccacccactctCCTACTCCTCCAGTCTCTCTTGGTTCCTTCTCTCTGCAGAtggctccctttcctctcccctcaccccttccTCTAGCCGGCCTCTGAACCTGACTGAGCCAGGACTCCGGCCATAACCTACTCCTTGTCCATCCACTTCTGATTCTCAGATTCCTGGCTTTCAAGGTCACCTGTTCATTGAGGACCCCTGCCTTTTACCTTTAGCCCAGATTTGCTGGGGCCTCCagacccatccatccactcacaaATTGCTACCTTCCTGTGCCAAACAAAACTCCTCTAAAACCGACTTCCCAATTTCCTTTCCCATTCCTGCTTTCCTTGAGCCTGCTACCCTCTCTGTCACCAGAAGTTTGAGGTCACCAGAGACTACACAGCAAGCTCAAGGTCAGCTGGGGCTCATGTACTGAGGCTCTACTTTATAAACAAAGgatgagagatggagagatggtttggaggtaaaagtacttgctggtCTTAtggaggacccagatttggttcccagcatccaaaatGGAAGTTTACAACCAtgtataattccagttccagggattccaaTACCCTATCCTGGTACCCATGGGCACCGGACAgtcacatggtacacatacatacaaatcactcacacacataatttgttttttgagacagggttccctgtGTAACTAActgccctggatgtcctagaatttactctgtagaccaggctggtcgccaactcacagagatctccctgcctctgactctctggtgttggcattaaaggtgtgtgccgccgccaccacccagcaaagaaggcacacataaaataaatttttaaaaaatcttgattaaaaaatgaaaaagtcacAGTAGTGGTGGATTCACTCACTACTCTAAAATCTTAGATTGTGGAGCTAGAGatttagctcaatggtagagtgcttgcctcccaAGTCCAAAGCTCTCTGGCTGGGTTCTTTTCTCAtctggcaggggctggagagggggaTGGGGCAGGGATTGGGcatgggcgggggtggggtgggggtggggaatgacaaaaagaccaaacaaaacaagaacaacaaaaacagaaacccaagcaaccccaaaaaccaaaaacccccaAACCACCCCAAGGTAACTAAAACCCGAGCTTGTGCCTCAGTAGATTTCATGTAATCGCCTGGGATCCCAGGGTGCCCAGCCCCAGGCCCCACCTTCCCCTCAGGACTCACTCTCGTTCCTTGAGCAGCACCTTCTGAGATTCGTCCAGCCGCAGCCGCAGGGCAGTCAGCTTGGAGGCATCCTCCTCTGTACTGGCTGTGTCCTCCCAGGGCAGGCGGTTGCGATCCTGGCGGCCTGAGCTAGCCCGAGAGCCCCCAGCCGCCACACTGCAGGTATCCCAGCAGCCCTCAggctcctctgctctgctcttcagCAGGCTCTCTACCAGGTCCAGCTCCTGTGGGGACCAAGGTAGGGACTGCACCTGGCCCAGGGCCTCGCCCTGGCCACCATCCTCATGGCCATCTCTGGCCCTGCTCTGGAAGGAGCTTGCTAAATGACCTGGGACAGGTGACATAGGACCTCTGGGCCCTGGTTTCTTTTGCTGCttacttccttctccttctgtggGCCTCTTCCTTCACATCTTGGAAGTACACTGCCAGCCCCCAGAATTTCCTATATCCTGGGAGGGCCCCCTGTCGCCCCAAGTATGCAATCATTGGGTGAACTAGTTGGAACAGATGCTGAAGTGGGGATTTCTACTAGGGCTTAGGATTCCAATTCAGGGGCAAACATGGTCACAGGGAGATTGGTGGCTCCAAGAACTTCTGAAGGACTGACCTCCCACCCTACTGACTTCAGGTCGTCCTGGTGGGGCACTCTGGTTGCCACCTGGGACAGATGGAAATACCAGGAAGGAGGATCACAGAATAGAGTGCCTGGGCTGGTGTGCAAACACACACTGCAGACCTGAGGCTCCCTACACTGTCCCTAGAGACTCAGGGGCTGTGAGGACAACCAAACCATAAGAGGGCAAGAAGAGGACGAGGCCCTGGCAGCTAGGTTAGAGAATGTCTTCAAATACCAGGCCACAGGGAGAGGGCTAGGCCAGAGAGGAGGGTGTCAGCTAAGAGTCTCATTGCTAGGATCTGGTCTCCCGGGGACCAAAGCCCATGCCTTGCCTGTGTGGCCTGCCCTGGTACCATTATCCTGTCCCAGCCATAC
Above is a window of Microtus pennsylvanicus isolate mMicPen1 chromosome 6, mMicPen1.hap1, whole genome shotgun sequence DNA encoding:
- the Ccdc102a gene encoding coiled-coil domain-containing protein 102A; translation: MSHGPSPRLAESPQLSKSSLLTILGSPSPDRMGPADSLPPTPPSGTPSPGPPPALPLPAPALLADGDWESREELRLRELEEARARAAQMEKTMRWWSDCTANWREKWSKVRAERNRAREEVRQLRQRLDTLTKELAGARRERQEAQGECEARGRELARLRGARGAVDKTHDGPEPERENEPVRDIGAERPPGSQELDLVESLLKSRAEEPEGCWDTCSVAAGGSRASSGRQDRNRLPWEDTASTEEDASKLTALRLRLDESQKVLLKEREDKLALSRSIEKLEGELSQWKIKYEELSKTKQEMLKQLSILKETHQDELGRMSEDLEDELGARSSMDRKMAELRGEMERLQAENAAEWGRRERLETEKLGLERENKKLRAQVGDLEEALARRRRQNASALDCDLRASQAALFEKNKELADLKHMHGKLKKQFQEKVAELAHANRRVEQHETEVKKLRLRVEELKKELAQAEDELDEAHNQARKLQRSLDEQTEQSENLQVQLEHLQSRLRRQQQNAPLFGKIRSTRFGTEEAGDGASDLDEDEDLQIQVA